One part of the Salinivirga cyanobacteriivorans genome encodes these proteins:
- the ettA gene encoding energy-dependent translational throttle protein EttA: MSTDDKKVIFSMVNVSKKTPQGKQILKDIYLSFFYGAKIGILGLNGAGKSTVLRIIAGLDKEHEGEVHFSPGYSVGHLPQEPYLDEEKTVMEIVKEGAQDTVDLLNEYEQINASFMDEDVMNDADKMDQLVKRQGEVQEKLDQVGAWDLDSKLELAMDALRTPPGDTPVKILSGGERRRVALVRLLLQKPDILLLDEPTNHLDAESVHWLEQHLQHYKGTVIAVTHDRYFLDNVAGWILELDRGEGIPFRGNYSSWLEQKMNRLKEEEKQESKRQKALNNELEWVRRGPKGRQSKGKARLNNYEAMLAEDIKEKEKNVEIPIPNGPRLGSEVIKGINLSKAYEDRLLFEDLNFELPQAGIVGIIGPNGAGKTTLFRMIMGEETPTSGEIKLGETVQIGYVDQQHEDINPEKTVYEVISGGEEEIEVGGQRINARAYTSRFNFSGPDQQKKVGVLSGGERNRLHLAMTLKTEANVLLLDEPTNDIDVNTLRALEEGIQHFAGCAVVISHDRWFLDRICTHILAYEGDSKVHFFQGTYSEYEENLKKRMGGEIIPKRIKYKKLTR, translated from the coding sequence ATGAGTACTGATGACAAAAAGGTGATTTTCTCCATGGTAAATGTGAGCAAAAAAACACCGCAAGGTAAACAAATCCTCAAAGATATATACCTCTCATTTTTCTATGGAGCTAAAATTGGCATATTGGGTCTGAACGGAGCAGGAAAATCAACTGTACTGCGCATAATTGCAGGTTTAGACAAAGAGCATGAGGGCGAGGTACACTTTTCTCCAGGTTATTCAGTGGGACATTTGCCACAGGAGCCTTACCTCGACGAAGAAAAAACAGTAATGGAAATTGTTAAAGAAGGTGCTCAGGACACAGTAGACCTACTGAATGAATACGAACAAATAAACGCATCATTCATGGATGAAGATGTAATGAATGATGCCGATAAGATGGACCAACTGGTAAAGCGGCAAGGTGAAGTACAGGAAAAACTGGACCAGGTTGGCGCATGGGATTTAGACTCAAAGCTTGAACTGGCAATGGATGCCCTGCGCACGCCTCCGGGCGACACACCGGTGAAGATACTCTCCGGAGGAGAGCGCCGCAGAGTTGCTCTTGTTCGCTTACTGTTACAGAAACCCGATATTTTACTACTCGATGAGCCCACCAACCACCTCGATGCAGAATCGGTTCACTGGCTTGAACAACACTTGCAACACTACAAAGGAACTGTTATTGCTGTAACCCACGATCGTTATTTTCTGGATAACGTAGCTGGCTGGATTCTTGAGCTTGATCGCGGCGAAGGTATTCCCTTTAGAGGAAACTACTCTTCGTGGCTGGAGCAAAAAATGAATCGCCTTAAGGAGGAAGAAAAACAGGAATCGAAAAGGCAAAAAGCACTCAACAATGAGCTCGAATGGGTGCGACGGGGTCCCAAAGGCAGACAGAGCAAAGGCAAAGCACGTCTAAACAACTACGAAGCTATGCTTGCCGAAGACATAAAAGAAAAAGAAAAAAACGTAGAAATACCCATTCCCAACGGGCCAAGACTGGGCAGCGAAGTCATCAAAGGCATTAATTTATCGAAAGCCTATGAAGACAGGCTACTTTTTGAAGACCTGAACTTTGAGCTACCCCAGGCAGGCATTGTGGGTATTATTGGCCCAAATGGTGCTGGAAAAACCACGCTTTTCCGAATGATAATGGGAGAAGAAACACCCACATCAGGAGAAATTAAACTCGGGGAGACTGTGCAAATTGGTTATGTGGATCAGCAACATGAAGATATTAACCCTGAGAAAACTGTTTATGAGGTTATAAGCGGCGGTGAAGAAGAAATTGAGGTAGGTGGCCAGCGTATTAATGCAAGGGCATACACCAGCAGGTTTAATTTCAGCGGACCCGATCAGCAAAAAAAGGTTGGTGTATTGTCGGGCGGAGAGCGTAATCGCCTCCACCTTGCGATGACTCTAAAAACTGAAGCCAACGTTTTATTGCTCGATGAGCCCACAAACGACATTGATGTAAACACATTGAGGGCACTGGAAGAAGGCATACAGCACTTTGCCGGTTGTGCGGTGGTAATATCGCACGACAGGTGGTTCCTCGACCGGATTTGCACGCACATATTAGCTTATGAAGGTGATTCGAAAGTACACTTCTTCCAAGGCACCTATTCGGAATATGAAGAAAACCTTAAAAAACGTATGGGTGGAGAAATCATACCCAAACGCATTAAGTATAAAAAACTCACACGATAA
- the ruvB gene encoding Holliday junction branch migration DNA helicase RuvB has translation MSEEFDIRAQGASEDQDFEQQLRPLTFDDFNGQQKILENLQIFVQAAKMRGDALDHALLHGPPGLGKTTLANIIANELNVGFKITSGPVLDKPGDLAGILTSLEPHDVLFIDEIHRLNPIVEEYLYSAMEDFRIDIVIDKGPSARTVQLNLEPFTMVAATTRSGLLTSPLRARFGINLHLEYYDTEIIKKIIHRSANILNIPIHDNAAGEIASRSRGTPRIANALLRRVRDFAQVKGNGEVDKNIAMYSLEALNIDKYGLDEMDNRILTTIIDKFQGGPVGLNTIGTAIGEDAGTVEEVYEPFLIKEGFMKRTPRGREATPLAYKHLGKIDPASQGSLF, from the coding sequence ATGAGTGAAGAATTTGATATAAGGGCACAGGGAGCTTCAGAAGACCAGGATTTTGAGCAGCAATTGCGTCCGCTCACTTTTGATGATTTTAACGGACAGCAGAAAATACTGGAGAATCTCCAGATTTTTGTCCAGGCAGCAAAGATGCGCGGTGATGCACTGGATCATGCGCTTTTACACGGACCGCCCGGATTGGGAAAAACTACCCTTGCCAATATTATTGCCAACGAACTGAATGTTGGTTTTAAAATTACCAGTGGCCCGGTTTTAGATAAGCCCGGAGATTTGGCTGGCATATTGACCAGTCTTGAGCCGCACGATGTACTGTTTATAGATGAAATTCATCGGTTGAACCCAATTGTGGAGGAGTATCTCTATTCTGCAATGGAAGACTTTCGCATCGATATCGTGATTGATAAAGGCCCGAGTGCCCGCACAGTACAATTAAATCTTGAACCATTTACCATGGTTGCTGCCACTACACGCTCCGGTCTGCTGACAAGCCCTTTGAGAGCCCGTTTTGGTATAAATCTGCATCTTGAATATTACGATACAGAAATTATCAAAAAAATTATACACCGTTCAGCCAATATTCTGAATATCCCCATTCATGATAATGCAGCAGGAGAGATTGCCTCACGTAGTCGCGGTACACCTCGTATTGCCAATGCTCTGTTAAGGCGTGTGCGCGATTTTGCCCAGGTTAAAGGTAATGGTGAAGTCGATAAGAATATTGCCATGTATTCGCTTGAAGCGTTGAATATTGATAAATACGGACTCGATGAAATGGATAACCGTATTCTGACCACCATTATCGATAAGTTTCAGGGAGGCCCTGTGGGTCTGAATACCATTGGGACAGCCATTGGTGAGGATGCCGGGACCGTGGAAGAGGTGTATGAGCCTTTCCTGATCAAAGAGGGTTTCATGAAACGTACACCCAGAGGGCGCGAAGCTACACCGCTTGCCTATAAACATCTTGGTAAAATTGACCCGGCCAGTCAAGGGTCATTATTTTAA